A window of Mucilaginibacter paludis DSM 18603 contains these coding sequences:
- a CDS encoding RpnC/YadD family protein, translating into MKRNHDILWKGTLEDLFDDFLRFFYPEAESLFEFDKGFQYLDKELDQLFPAEAGNHAPRYVDKLVKVFTKGGGEEWILIHIEVQSYTDHDFAQRMFQYYYRILDLYQKPITAFAIFADTNKNFHPKRYEREFLGTKIVYSYNTLKIIDQEDTVLQESENPFAMAVLSAKLALSRSSLQDQQLFDRATDIARRLLGKQMPKDKIRKVMNFLKYYLSFENPDMFAKFEKEIAILTERSDTMGLEELLLAEAKKEGKLEGKLEGKLEGKHEGIVAVAIEMKKDGIPNEQIAKFTKLSIEEIEKL; encoded by the coding sequence ATGAAAAGAAACCATGATATTTTATGGAAGGGCACATTGGAAGATCTGTTTGATGATTTCCTCCGTTTTTTTTACCCCGAAGCCGAAAGCCTCTTTGAGTTTGATAAGGGATTTCAATACTTGGATAAGGAACTCGATCAACTTTTTCCGGCGGAAGCCGGGAACCACGCGCCGAGGTATGTTGATAAACTGGTCAAGGTTTTTACTAAAGGTGGTGGTGAGGAATGGATACTTATTCACATCGAGGTTCAATCTTATACGGATCACGATTTCGCACAGCGCATGTTTCAGTACTATTACAGGATACTTGATTTATACCAGAAGCCTATAACTGCGTTTGCGATCTTCGCGGATACCAATAAAAACTTTCATCCGAAACGCTATGAACGGGAATTTTTAGGTACGAAGATAGTATACAGCTACAATACCTTGAAGATCATTGACCAGGAAGATACGGTGTTACAGGAGAGCGAGAATCCTTTTGCTATGGCTGTCTTATCAGCTAAACTGGCGCTGTCTCGCAGCTCACTACAGGATCAGCAACTATTTGACCGGGCTACCGATATTGCCCGCCGGTTATTGGGTAAACAAATGCCTAAAGATAAGATCCGCAAGGTGATGAACTTTTTAAAGTATTACCTCAGCTTTGAAAATCCGGATATGTTTGCTAAATTTGAGAAAGAGATTGCTATATTAACAGAAAGGAGTGACACTATGGGCTTAGAAGAGCTTTTATTAGCCGAAGCCAAAAAAGAAGGTAAGTTGGAAGGCAAGCTGGAAGGCAAGTTGGAGGGTAAACACGAGGGTATTGTTGCTGTTGCTATTGAGATGAAAAAAGATGGTATCCCCAATGAGCAAATTGCTAAGTTTACCAAACTTTCGATAGAAGAAATTGAAAAATTGTAA
- the tsaA gene encoding tRNA (N6-threonylcarbamoyladenosine(37)-N6)-methyltransferase TrmO gives MDIIVYPIAKVTNKRTEATDDNWGDTISEITLLNHIPDEAMDNLEEFSHLEIIYYFDQVEPGEIIFSGHPRGNTKYPKMGILGQRKKDRPNQIGICTVELLEHKGRTIMVKYLDAIDGTPVLDIKPVFREFEPKGEIKQPAWVSNLMKDYWK, from the coding sequence ATGGATATTATTGTATACCCCATAGCTAAAGTAACCAATAAACGAACTGAAGCAACAGATGATAACTGGGGCGATACGATTTCGGAAATTACCTTGTTGAACCACATACCCGACGAGGCGATGGATAACCTGGAGGAGTTTTCGCACCTGGAAATTATTTACTATTTCGATCAGGTTGAGCCAGGCGAGATTATTTTTTCGGGACACCCGAGAGGCAATACCAAGTACCCAAAGATGGGGATATTGGGGCAGCGCAAAAAAGACCGCCCAAACCAGATAGGAATATGCACCGTAGAATTACTGGAGCACAAAGGCAGAACCATCATGGTGAAATACCTTGACGCTATTGATGGTACCCCGGTATTAGACATTAAACCTGTTTTCAGGGAATTTGAACCCAAGGGCGAGATTAAACAACCGGCCTGGGTAAGTAACCTGATGAAGGATTACTGGAAATAG
- a CDS encoding RNA recognition motif domain-containing protein: MKIFIAGLPFQVEEEELTAVFGDFGHVKSLRIVKDRETGQSKGFGFVEMTNDDEAKEAIKNMNGADYYGRRISVAEAEDKPRTGGAGGNGGGFKRNSGGQGQKNFNR, translated from the coding sequence ATGAAGATATTTATTGCAGGGCTACCATTCCAGGTCGAGGAAGAAGAATTGACAGCCGTTTTTGGTGATTTTGGGCATGTAAAATCACTTAGGATCGTTAAAGATCGTGAGACAGGACAAAGCAAAGGCTTTGGCTTTGTTGAAATGACAAACGACGATGAGGCTAAAGAAGCCATCAAAAACATGAATGGCGCTGATTACTACGGACGCAGAATTTCTGTAGCCGAAGCTGAAGATAAGCCAAGAACCGGCGGTGCCGGTGGCAATGGCGGCGGGTTTAAACGCAATTCAGGCGGCCAGGGTCAAAAAAACTTTAACCGTTAA
- a CDS encoding DNA gyrase/topoisomerase IV subunit A produces the protein MSEEESQGDNNKLHNIIPLDGLYENWFLDYASYVILDRAVPHIYDGLKPVQRRILHSLKEMDDGRFNKAANVIGNTMKYHPHGDASIGDAMVQIGQKNLMIDCQGNWGDPVTGDSAAAPRYIEARLSKFAIDVAFNPDTTIWQSSYDGRNREPITLPVKFPLLLAQGAEGIAVGLATKILPHNFVELLDASIAVLNGIRPNLLPDFPTGGLADASNYNEGQRGGKVRVRARIAERDKKTLVITEVPFSTTTGGLMESVVAANDKGKIKIKSIVDHTSKNVEILINLAPGISPDVTIDALYAFTDCEVSISPNTCVIHDDKPRFMSVNDMLTESTYHTKELLKQELEIRLNELKEKIFFSSLLKIFIQQGMYKNPAYETSANFEAVVEVLNGLFEPFFSQFYRTILAEDYKKLIDKPMSSITRFDVKKADEQMKTLENEIKEVNHHLKHLNDYAIAWFQKLKDKYGKGRERKTELRTFDRVEASQVALANVKLYANLEDGFIGSGLKKDKFIADCSDLDEIIVFRADGRCLVTKIQDKVFVGKEIIHVGVFKKNDERTVYNMIYKDGANGTSYIKRFSVLGVTRDKEYDLTKGTKGSRVLYFSANPNGEAEVVNIQLKPHSKLKKLVFDEDFAEVGIKGRGSMGNILTKYPIKKIILKSKGISTLSGRKIWYDDILKRLNVDSRGKYLGEFDGDDKILTVLSSGVYELTSFDLSNHFDDKMIRIEKYNPEQVYTVVHYEGKSKNYYVKRFVFEHVAIGKQTSIISEESGSKLILISAAAQPIVVVEQLKGKALTPETIEINLADAIDVKGMKAQGNRLTPHEVKKIELIAEHDDEEDVPDPVPETPLSEVVAAEKLDEEAEKDVPQKEDGDVPGKKAADTAAKTEPEVKPAKKIDFEITNPDDIEIDDKGQIGLF, from the coding sequence ATGAGCGAAGAAGAAAGCCAAGGCGACAATAACAAACTGCACAATATCATCCCGCTCGACGGGTTGTACGAAAACTGGTTCCTGGATTATGCTTCCTATGTAATTCTGGACCGCGCCGTTCCGCATATTTATGATGGGTTAAAGCCTGTTCAGCGCCGGATCCTCCATTCGTTAAAGGAAATGGACGACGGGCGTTTTAACAAAGCCGCCAACGTAATTGGTAACACCATGAAGTATCACCCTCACGGGGATGCCTCTATTGGCGATGCCATGGTGCAGATAGGCCAAAAAAACCTGATGATTGATTGCCAGGGTAACTGGGGCGACCCGGTAACCGGCGACTCGGCGGCGGCGCCACGTTACATTGAAGCGCGTTTATCCAAATTTGCTATTGATGTAGCTTTTAATCCGGATACCACCATTTGGCAGTCCAGCTATGATGGACGTAACCGCGAGCCTATTACCCTGCCCGTTAAATTTCCACTTTTACTGGCACAGGGGGCCGAGGGTATTGCCGTTGGTTTGGCTACCAAAATATTGCCGCATAATTTTGTTGAGCTATTGGATGCTTCCATAGCCGTGCTAAATGGCATTCGGCCTAATTTATTGCCCGATTTTCCAACCGGTGGCTTGGCTGATGCTTCTAACTACAACGAAGGGCAGCGTGGCGGTAAGGTAAGAGTACGTGCAAGGATAGCCGAACGCGACAAAAAGACGCTTGTAATTACCGAGGTGCCTTTTAGCACCACTACCGGTGGGCTTATGGAGAGCGTGGTAGCAGCCAATGACAAGGGTAAGATCAAAATCAAGAGCATCGTTGACCATACGTCGAAAAATGTTGAGATATTGATCAACCTGGCGCCTGGCATATCTCCCGATGTTACCATTGACGCCTTGTACGCTTTTACCGACTGCGAAGTTTCCATCTCTCCAAATACCTGTGTAATTCACGACGATAAGCCACGGTTTATGAGCGTGAACGATATGCTTACGGAGAGTACATATCATACCAAAGAATTACTGAAACAGGAACTGGAAATCAGGCTGAATGAACTGAAGGAAAAGATATTTTTTAGCTCATTGCTTAAAATATTTATCCAGCAGGGTATGTACAAAAATCCGGCTTACGAAACCTCAGCTAACTTTGAGGCGGTTGTTGAGGTGTTGAATGGTTTGTTTGAACCCTTCTTTTCGCAATTTTACAGAACTATACTGGCGGAAGATTATAAGAAGCTGATTGATAAACCCATGAGCAGCATTACCCGCTTTGACGTAAAAAAAGCGGATGAGCAGATGAAGACGCTGGAGAACGAGATTAAAGAAGTTAACCACCACCTGAAACATTTGAACGATTATGCCATTGCCTGGTTTCAAAAATTAAAAGATAAATACGGCAAAGGGCGCGAACGTAAAACCGAGCTCAGAACGTTTGATAGGGTGGAGGCCTCGCAGGTGGCCTTGGCCAACGTGAAGTTATATGCTAACCTGGAAGATGGTTTTATTGGCTCCGGCTTAAAGAAGGATAAGTTTATTGCCGATTGCTCCGACCTGGACGAGATCATCGTTTTCCGTGCAGACGGGCGTTGCCTGGTAACCAAAATACAGGATAAGGTTTTTGTAGGTAAAGAGATTATCCATGTGGGGGTGTTTAAAAAGAACGATGAGCGCACCGTTTACAACATGATATATAAAGATGGTGCTAACGGTACATCCTATATCAAGCGTTTTTCGGTTTTGGGCGTTACCCGCGATAAGGAATACGATTTAACCAAGGGTACCAAAGGCTCACGCGTGCTTTATTTTAGCGCTAACCCTAATGGCGAGGCCGAGGTAGTCAATATTCAGTTAAAGCCGCATTCCAAACTTAAAAAGTTGGTGTTTGATGAGGATTTTGCCGAAGTTGGTATCAAAGGCCGTGGCTCGATGGGGAATATCCTGACTAAGTATCCGATTAAAAAAATCATCCTGAAATCAAAAGGTATATCCACGCTGTCTGGCCGTAAAATATGGTACGACGATATTTTAAAGAGGCTGAATGTGGATAGCCGCGGCAAATATCTGGGTGAATTTGACGGAGATGATAAAATACTGACCGTATTGAGCTCTGGTGTTTATGAGCTTACCAGTTTTGATCTGAGCAATCATTTTGATGATAAGATGATCAGGATTGAAAAGTATAACCCCGAGCAGGTTTATACCGTTGTTCATTACGAAGGAAAGTCGAAAAACTATTATGTAAAACGTTTTGTTTTTGAGCATGTTGCTATAGGCAAACAAACCAGCATTATTAGTGAAGAGAGCGGCTCAAAGTTGATCCTGATATCTGCAGCAGCGCAACCTATTGTAGTGGTAGAGCAACTGAAAGGTAAAGCGCTTACACCTGAAACAATAGAAATTAATCTGGCCGATGCTATTGATGTGAAGGGGATGAAAGCGCAGGGTAACCGTTTAACCCCGCACGAGGTAAAGAAAATTGAATTGATTGCCGAACACGACGATGAAGAAGACGTGCCCGACCCTGTGCCCGAAACTCCGTTAAGCGAAGTAGTTGCCGCTGAAAAACTGGATGAGGAAGCCGAAAAAGATGTCCCCCAAAAGGAGGATGGCGATGTGCCCGGAAAAAAAGCAGCAGACACGGCGGCCAAAACTGAACCGGAAGTGAAACCCGCCAAGAAGATCGATTTTGAGATAACTAACCCCGATGATATTGAAATTGATGATAAAGGGCAGATAGGCTTATTTTAA
- a CDS encoding zeta toxin family protein, whose amino-acid sequence MQQKKRFSFETVFSHKSKLDIMQDAVNAGYKVYLYFVCTESPKINQFRVEARTKKGGHNVPFDKIESRYFRALELLHDAAQLGYQVYFFDNSDEGGNFKMFAHFKVVAGKKMWDEIN is encoded by the coding sequence TTGCAACAAAAGAAACGGTTTTCATTTGAAACAGTGTTCTCACATAAATCAAAATTGGATATTATGCAGGATGCGGTTAACGCTGGATACAAAGTATATCTGTATTTTGTTTGTACCGAATCTCCTAAAATAAATCAATTCCGTGTAGAGGCCCGAACCAAAAAGGGTGGTCATAATGTCCCATTTGATAAAATCGAGAGTCGTTATTTCAGAGCATTAGAGCTTTTGCACGATGCCGCCCAGTTGGGTTATCAGGTTTATTTCTTTGATAATTCGGATGAAGGCGGCAATTTTAAAATGTTTGCTCACTTTAAAGTTGTAGCAGGAAAAAAGATGTGGGATGAAATTAACTAA
- a CDS encoding alginate lyase family protein translates to MKKVFFLVVLMLLAANVKAQYVSLNDKEVQSLKELIAQNADAKQLYSAYLNLADVAVNLNPNPIDTIRTEGLLQGNPKKTATVNALKDMRKMYALAIAYRVEGEKSYLQNVTSYLTAWAKTNIGRGDPIDDTNLEPAIEAYDLVKAKLKPNDNDLIVKWFKQTADAEIAAHRKGMNKETAYNNWNSHRLKIVGMIAYAINNDEYKQYVNEDLKRHLQKNLLPDGSSVDFKLRDALHYHVYDLEPLLTLSIILKRATGVDEYTAATESGASIKKSVDWVAPFVTGEKTHPEFVNSTVKFDQARAKNGEADYKPGTLFNPVNGYQTLMLAAYFDPQYNAVIKKVKASTKDYSDWQLVLNKVMM, encoded by the coding sequence ATGAAAAAAGTATTTTTTTTAGTCGTATTGATGTTGTTGGCGGCAAACGTAAAAGCGCAATATGTTAGTTTAAATGATAAAGAAGTACAAAGCCTCAAGGAGCTGATAGCTCAAAATGCAGATGCTAAACAATTGTATTCGGCTTATCTAAACCTTGCTGATGTTGCGGTCAATTTAAACCCTAACCCCATCGATACCATACGTACCGAGGGTTTGTTGCAGGGAAATCCTAAAAAAACGGCAACAGTCAATGCCCTTAAGGATATGCGTAAAATGTACGCCCTTGCCATAGCTTACCGGGTGGAGGGTGAAAAAAGCTACCTGCAAAATGTCACCTCGTATTTAACAGCCTGGGCAAAAACAAACATAGGCCGTGGCGACCCTATTGACGATACTAACCTTGAGCCCGCTATTGAGGCTTACGACCTGGTAAAAGCCAAGTTAAAACCCAATGATAACGATTTGATTGTTAAATGGTTTAAGCAAACTGCGGATGCCGAGATTGCCGCCCATAGAAAGGGAATGAATAAGGAAACTGCCTACAACAATTGGAATTCGCACAGGCTTAAAATTGTTGGTATGATAGCTTACGCAATTAATAACGACGAATACAAACAATATGTTAACGAAGATTTGAAAAGACATTTGCAGAAAAACCTGCTGCCCGATGGATCAAGTGTTGATTTTAAACTGCGCGATGCGCTGCACTATCATGTTTATGATCTGGAGCCCCTGCTTACCTTGTCTATTATATTAAAACGCGCCACCGGAGTTGATGAGTATACGGCTGCGACCGAAAGCGGCGCTTCCATCAAAAAATCTGTTGACTGGGTAGCCCCCTTTGTAACCGGCGAAAAAACGCATCCCGAATTTGTAAACTCGACTGTTAAATTCGATCAGGCCAGGGCGAAAAATGGCGAGGCTGATTATAAGCCGGGAACGCTATTTAATCCGGTTAACGGGTACCAAACCTTAATGCTCGCTGCTTATTTTGATCCTCAATATAACGCTGTTATCAAAAAGGTTAAGGCAAGCACCAAAGATTATAGCGACTGGCAGTTGGTGCTGAATAAGGTGATGATGTAA
- the hflX gene encoding GTPase HflX, with translation MKQKFYDTAVKQEKAILVGVITPNETAEQGKEYLDELEFLVETAGGKTVKTFTQKMLRPERSTFVGTGKLEEIKAYVDAEEIDIVVFDDGLSPSQLRNIENELQVKILDRNNLILDIFAARAQTSQARTQVELAQLQYLLPRLTRLWTHLERQKGGIGMRGPGESQIETDRRIILNKISLLKERLKLIDRQNETQRKNRGQLIRVALVGYTNVGKSTIMNMISKSEVFAENKLFATLDTTVRKVVIDNLPFLLSDTVGFIRKLPHHLVECFKSTLDEVREADILLHVVDVSHPNFEDQIKTVNETLKELGAIDKPVITVFNKIDAYKPIPVDPSEPEIKLTLNDFKQSWMAKNNSPAIFISALNKENIDEFRSIVYERAKAIHTERYPYDNLLY, from the coding sequence ATGAAGCAAAAATTTTATGATACTGCTGTGAAGCAGGAGAAAGCTATCCTTGTAGGCGTAATTACACCCAACGAAACTGCTGAGCAAGGAAAGGAATATTTAGACGAACTGGAATTTTTAGTAGAAACCGCTGGTGGCAAAACGGTAAAAACCTTTACCCAAAAAATGCTGCGCCCTGAGCGGTCAACTTTTGTGGGCACGGGTAAGCTGGAAGAGATCAAAGCTTATGTTGATGCAGAAGAAATAGATATTGTTGTTTTTGATGATGGGCTTTCGCCATCACAACTGCGTAACATCGAGAACGAACTACAGGTAAAAATACTGGATCGGAACAACCTGATTTTGGATATTTTTGCCGCCCGGGCACAAACATCGCAAGCGCGTACCCAGGTTGAGCTGGCGCAGCTGCAATACCTGCTCCCGCGCCTTACCCGCTTATGGACCCACTTAGAGCGTCAAAAAGGTGGTATCGGTATGCGCGGACCGGGTGAATCTCAAATTGAAACAGACAGGCGGATCATCCTAAACAAAATATCGCTACTTAAAGAGCGGCTGAAACTAATTGACCGCCAAAACGAAACGCAACGCAAAAATCGTGGCCAGCTAATTCGTGTGGCTTTGGTGGGTTATACCAACGTAGGTAAATCAACCATCATGAACATGATCTCCAAGTCGGAGGTATTTGCCGAGAATAAGCTGTTTGCCACGCTGGATACTACGGTACGTAAGGTGGTGATTGATAACCTGCCCTTTTTGTTATCAGATACGGTAGGCTTTATCCGCAAGCTGCCCCACCATTTGGTGGAGTGCTTTAAATCTACGCTCGACGAAGTTCGCGAAGCGGATATCCTGCTGCATGTGGTGGATGTATCGCACCCTAATTTTGAAGATCAGATCAAAACCGTTAACGAAACGTTAAAGGAGCTTGGCGCAATAGATAAGCCCGTGATTACTGTATTTAATAAGATAGATGCCTATAAACCTATTCCTGTTGATCCGTCGGAGCCGGAAATAAAACTCACCCTGAACGATTTTAAACAGAGCTGGATGGCTAAAAATAATAGTCCGGCTATTTTTATATCCGCATTGAACAAGGAGAATATTGACGAATTTAGAAGTATAGTGTACGAACGGGCTAAAGCAATACATACAGAAAGGTACCCCTACGATAATCTTTTATATTAA
- the trpC gene encoding indole-3-glycerol phosphate synthase TrpC — MNILDKIVVNKKKEVAAAKKKTSYARLEESDMFHRETYSFRDFLLDPSRTGIIAEFKRRSPSKGIINDKVKVQDVTTGYAAAGASALSVLTDKDFFMGKKIDLIKARRVNPIPILRKDFMIDEYQIVEAKSLGADIILLIAAILSPDEIKQMSALAKSLGLNVLLEVHNLEELQRSIAPDLTAIGVNNRNLADFTVSVETSFQLFEHIPQEFLKISESAISNTDTIKQLKAAGFNGFLIGENFMKEADPGAAMKEFVKGL, encoded by the coding sequence ATGAACATACTTGATAAAATAGTAGTCAATAAAAAAAAGGAAGTAGCAGCGGCTAAAAAGAAAACTTCGTATGCCAGGCTGGAAGAGTCGGATATGTTTCATCGCGAAACGTATTCGTTCCGGGATTTTTTGCTTGATCCTTCGCGCACAGGCATAATCGCTGAATTTAAGCGCCGGTCGCCCTCTAAAGGTATTATCAATGATAAGGTAAAAGTGCAGGATGTAACTACCGGTTATGCCGCTGCGGGAGCATCGGCGCTGTCTGTTTTAACGGATAAGGATTTTTTTATGGGCAAAAAGATCGATCTGATTAAAGCCCGGAGAGTAAACCCAATCCCCATTCTCCGCAAGGACTTCATGATCGATGAGTACCAGATTGTAGAGGCTAAATCGCTTGGCGCGGATATTATTTTGCTGATAGCCGCTATCCTCAGTCCAGATGAGATCAAACAAATGTCGGCGCTGGCCAAAAGTTTGGGCCTTAATGTGTTGCTCGAAGTACACAACCTGGAAGAACTGCAACGCAGTATTGCGCCAGACTTAACCGCCATCGGAGTAAATAACCGCAACCTTGCCGATTTTACAGTTTCGGTAGAAACATCGTTCCAGTTGTTTGAGCACATCCCGCAGGAGTTCCTTAAAATATCCGAAAGTGCCATCAGCAATACCGATACTATAAAGCAGTTAAAAGCGGCCGGCTTTAATGGCTTCTTAATTGGTGAAAATTTTATGAAGGAAGCCGATCCTGGTGCTGCGATGAAGGAGTTTGTTAAAGGGTTATGA
- a CDS encoding anthranilate synthase component II — protein sequence MKTKILIIDNYDSFTYNLVHLVNELGLECEVWRNDQFDLADVDQFDKIILSPGPGIPSEAGLLLQVIEQYAPTKSIFGVCLGQQAIAEVFGGTLYNLSRPMHGIATPIKVTGNNEVLFNGLPNEFKVGRYHSWVVANEGLPSELEVTAIDERDGSIMALRHKTYDVRGVQFHPESVLTEYGKEMMGNWLAPRPPEGGVADHNG from the coding sequence ATGAAAACCAAGATATTAATTATAGACAATTACGATTCGTTCACCTATAACCTGGTGCATTTGGTTAACGAGCTTGGCCTGGAATGCGAAGTGTGGAGGAACGATCAATTTGACCTGGCTGATGTTGATCAATTTGATAAGATCATCCTGTCGCCCGGGCCTGGTATCCCATCCGAAGCGGGTTTGCTGCTCCAGGTGATTGAGCAATACGCGCCAACCAAAAGCATTTTTGGCGTTTGCCTGGGCCAACAAGCCATTGCCGAAGTTTTTGGCGGAACATTATACAACCTCAGTAGGCCAATGCACGGTATTGCAACGCCTATTAAAGTTACCGGTAACAACGAAGTGCTTTTTAATGGTTTGCCCAACGAATTTAAAGTAGGCCGTTACCACTCGTGGGTAGTAGCCAACGAAGGCTTGCCCAGTGAGCTGGAAGTTACTGCTATTGACGAACGAGACGGCTCTATTATGGCTCTGAGACACAAAACCTACGACGTACGCGGCGTGCAGTTTCACCCCGAATCTGTGTTGACAGAATATGGAAAAGAAATGATGGGAAACTGGTTAGCCCCCCGGCCCCCTGAAGGGGGAGTTGCTGATCATAATGGATGA
- a CDS encoding anthranilate synthase component I family protein, translating to MAPYKLTTTYKKLLADTTTPVSIYLRLRDVFPNALLLESSDYHSRENSLSYVCCDPIAGLILNDGELQTQYPDGTSNTIRKGDFELVSQIETFLSAFEVETTPLKVISNGLFGYFTHEAVEHFETIRFKQVEDDLRKIPEMQYHIYKYIIAIDHFKNELYIFHNQYGAGNAAGSLQKVEYLIKNKNFPEYHFEVNGDEQSNLTNDEFKAMVEKMKTHIYRGDVFQIVPSRAFSKSFLGDEFNVYRALRSINPSPYLFYFDYGNFRIFGSSPEAQITIKNRTASIFPIAGTIKRTGNDESDIEEARRLENDPKESAEHVMLVDLARNDLSRHCEHVEVKAFKEVQYYSHLIHLVSHVSGKLKAGVSSFKIVADTFPAGTLSGAPKYRAMEIIDENEKTKRSFYSGAIGYLGFNGDFNHAIMIRSFLSKNNVLHYQAGAGIVADSIAENELQEVNNKIAALRKAIDLAQTINAPTAQEEVLN from the coding sequence ATGGCACCTTATAAATTAACAACCACCTACAAAAAACTACTGGCCGATACCACAACGCCGGTAAGTATATATTTGCGCTTACGCGATGTTTTCCCTAATGCTTTATTGCTGGAAAGCTCTGATTACCATAGTCGGGAGAATAGCCTGAGCTACGTTTGCTGCGACCCGATAGCCGGTTTAATATTAAACGACGGGGAACTTCAAACGCAATATCCAGACGGTACTTCGAATACTATTAGAAAGGGTGATTTTGAGCTGGTTAGCCAAATTGAAACCTTTTTATCAGCTTTTGAAGTTGAAACTACTCCTTTGAAGGTCATTTCGAACGGATTGTTCGGCTATTTTACGCACGAGGCTGTTGAGCATTTTGAAACCATCCGGTTTAAGCAGGTTGAGGATGATTTACGCAAGATCCCCGAGATGCAGTATCACATTTACAAGTATATTATCGCGATAGATCATTTTAAAAATGAGCTTTATATATTCCATAACCAATACGGCGCTGGCAATGCTGCAGGCAGCCTGCAGAAAGTAGAATACCTGATTAAAAACAAAAACTTCCCCGAGTATCATTTTGAAGTTAATGGCGATGAACAGTCTAATTTAACCAATGACGAGTTTAAAGCGATGGTGGAGAAAATGAAGACACATATTTACCGGGGAGATGTTTTCCAAATCGTGCCCTCAAGAGCTTTCTCTAAATCATTTTTAGGCGATGAGTTTAACGTGTACCGCGCGTTACGTTCCATTAACCCTTCGCCCTACCTGTTTTATTTTGACTATGGTAATTTCCGCATCTTCGGCTCATCGCCCGAGGCGCAGATCACCATCAAAAATCGTACGGCCAGTATTTTCCCTATTGCCGGTACCATTAAACGCACAGGTAACGATGAAAGCGATATTGAGGAAGCACGCCGCCTTGAGAATGATCCTAAAGAGTCTGCCGAGCATGTGATGCTGGTTGACCTGGCCCGTAACGATTTGAGCCGCCATTGTGAGCATGTAGAAGTAAAGGCGTTTAAGGAGGTTCAATATTATTCGCATTTAATTCACCTCGTATCTCATGTGAGCGGGAAATTAAAGGCAGGGGTTTCATCATTTAAAATTGTGGCTGATACCTTCCCGGCCGGAACATTGAGCGGAGCCCCCAAGTATCGCGCTATGGAGATTATTGACGAGAACGAAAAAACCAAGCGTAGTTTTTATAGCGGAGCTATAGGGTATTTGGGTTTCAATGGCGATTTTAACCATGCCATCATGATCCGCTCCTTTTTAAGTAAAAATAACGTTCTGCATTACCAGGCCGGCGCCGGCATCGTAGCCGACTCTATTGCCGAAAATGAATTGCAGGAGGTAAATAACAAAATTGCGGCCCTGAGAAAAGCTATCGATCTGGCCCAAACCATTAACGCACCCACTGCTCAGGAAGAAGTGCTTAACTAA